Genomic DNA from Acidobacteriota bacterium:
GGCCTCCCGCCCGCATCGAAGCCTTTGACCTGGTGGACGGAAGGATCTGGGAAAGGGTTTGGACCTCCCCCCCGCTCGAGGCCGTCCCCACCTGCCTGTGCGCCTTCCGCACCGATGGATCGACCCGGCTCCTTGCGGCGATCGTCCGGGACGGCCGCGGGTACATCCTCTCCTTCACGATTCCCGCCCCGCCCGGCTAGTAGGCGGCGCAGTCGACGCCCGACGGTCTATGGGGCATATGGCCCTTCCTGACGGTCGGGACCCGAGGGCGGTTTTTGACCCCGGGCCCCCGCGGACTATATTGGACACCTTCTTCGAGGCCGGTTTCCGGCCGGAGAGGCACACGACGGTGGACGAATCGCGCGCGGCCCGAATGGGGCAGGTTCTAAAGGTCCGTCCGGCGGGCGAAGCTTTCGCCCGCGCCTTTTCGCGCCGAGTCACGATCCTGTGCGGGCACTTCGGCAGCGGAAAGACGGAGATCACCCTGTCCGCCGCCTTGGAGCTGGCGGGCGCCGGTTTCCCCGTGTCCCTCCTGGACCTGGACGTGGTGAAGCCGTATCTCCGGTCGCGGTCCGCCCGGGACATTTTGGGCGCCGCCAACGTGGAGCTGGTGGCCCCCATGGGCGAGTACTTCTCCTCCGATCTGCCCATCGTCCTGCCCCAGGTCCGGACGCGTCTCCAGGACCCGACCCGGAAGGTCTTCATCGACGCGGGGGGGGACGACACGGGGGTCCGGGCCCTGGCCTCCGTGAGCGACGCCGTTCCGGAGGAGGAGACGGATCTCCTTCTGGTGCTCAACTTCCGCAGGCCGTTCACCCCCGACGTGGATTCGGCCGTGTCCATGGCCCGGGAAATCGAGGCCGCCTCCCGGCTGCGGACCACGGGGCTTCTCTCCAACACCCACCTCATGGGTGAATCCACGGCGGAGGTGATCCTGGACGGGCTCCGCCTGGCCCGAGAGGTGGGCAGGAGCCTCTCCCTGGAGGTCAGGGCGGTAGCCGCGCCCCTTGACCTGGCGGAGGAAGTGGAACGGGGGAACCCGGGCTGTCCGGTTCTCCCCGTGAAAAAGATCGTGAAGCCGCCCTTCGAGTCCGACCGCACCCGTCGGACCGTCGGGCCGCTCTTCGTGGTGGGCTGACGAGGTCCGGGCCCGGGCCGGGGAAGACCCGCCCCGAGGCAGATTGATAAGGAGTCCCACGTGCCCCAGATCGTGATCGACCCCGAGCGCTGCAAGGGGTGCGAACTCTGCGTGCAGGCCTGCCCCCAGAAGATCCTCGGAATGGCCCGGGACATCAACTCCAAGGGCTACTTCTACGCGAGGATGCAGGAGCAGAAGCGCTGCATCGGGTGCCGCCTCTGCTGCATCACCTGCCCCGACGTGGCCATCGAAATGCGCGTCCACGGAACCCTGTACCACTACTTCGCCTATTAGGAGCGCGGCCATGGCCAAGAAACTGATGAAGGGCTCGGAGGCCATCGGCGAAGCCGCCATCCAGGCGGGATGCCGGCTGTTCTTCGGCTACCCCATCACGCCCCAAAACGAGATCCCGGAGTACATGTCCCACCGCCTGCCCCAGGTGGGCGGTACCTTCGTGCAGGCGGAGAGCGAGGTGGCGGCCTCCAACATGCTGTACGGCGCGGCGGGGAGCGGGGAGCGGGTGTTCACCTCTTCGAGCTCCCCGGGCATCTCCCTCATGCAGGAGGCCATCTCCTACCTCGCCGGCAGCGAGCTTCCGTGCGTCGTGGTGAACATCATGCGCGCGGGGCCCGGGCTGGGAGGCATCCTCCCGAGCCAGTCGGACTACTTCCAGGCCACGAAGGGGGGCGGCCACGGCGATTACCGGCTCCTCGTGCTGGCCCCCTGGTCGGTGCAGGAGGCCGCGGACCTGGTTCAGGACGCCTTCGACCTGGCGGACTACTACCGGAACCCCGTCCTGGTGCTCGGGGACGGGCTCATCGGCCAGATGATGGAGCCCGTGGAGTTCCGGTCCGGCCGGGTCCCTTGCAAGCCCATCCCGCCCAAGGACTGGGCGGCCACCGGGTGCAAGGGCGGCCGCCCCACCAACATCATCAACTCCCTCTTCCTGGACCCGGAGGTCCTCGAAAAGCACAACCAGAAGCTCACGAAGAAGTACGCCGCCATGGTTCGGGACGAGCTCCGGTGGAAGGAGTACGGGACGGATGGGGAGTACGACGTCCTCGTGGTGGCCTACGGGACCGTGGCGAGGGTCTGCTCCACGGCCATCGAGGACCTGGGCGCGGAGGGCGTGAAGGCCGCCATGGTTCGGCCCGTTACGCTCTTCCCGTTCCCCTACGAACAGGTCCGCCGCGCCGCCCAGAAGGCCAAGGCCGTGCTCGTCGTGGAGCTCTCCACCGGCCAGATGGTGGAGGACGTCCAGCTCGCCCTGCTGGGAACGCGGCCCGTCCACTTCTTCGGGCGCCAGGGCGGGATGCTGGCCACCCCCGAGGAGGTGGCC
This window encodes:
- a CDS encoding 3-methyl-2-oxobutanoate dehydrogenase subunit VorB, which translates into the protein MAKKLMKGSEAIGEAAIQAGCRLFFGYPITPQNEIPEYMSHRLPQVGGTFVQAESEVAASNMLYGAAGSGERVFTSSSSPGISLMQEAISYLAGSELPCVVVNIMRAGPGLGGILPSQSDYFQATKGGGHGDYRLLVLAPWSVQEAADLVQDAFDLADYYRNPVLVLGDGLIGQMMEPVEFRSGRVPCKPIPPKDWAATGCKGGRPTNIINSLFLDPEVLEKHNQKLTKKYAAMVRDELRWKEYGTDGEYDVLVVAYGTVARVCSTAIEDLGAEGVKAAMVRPVTLFPFPYEQVRRAAQKAKAVLVVELSTGQMVEDVQLALLGTRPVHFFGRQGGMLATPEEVADRIRAIADGRSGEVAHG
- a CDS encoding 4Fe-4S dicluster domain-containing protein, whose translation is MPQIVIDPERCKGCELCVQACPQKILGMARDINSKGYFYARMQEQKRCIGCRLCCITCPDVAIEMRVHGTLYHYFAY